A genomic stretch from Deltaproteobacteria bacterium includes:
- the cysW gene encoding sulfate ABC transporter permease subunit CysW, with translation MSTPEKTNPRSDPRWVRVTLVAAALGVIGVLIVIPLVDVFVEAFARGFGAYWHTLTADEDTLAAIRLTLTVAPLAVATNLIFGIAAAWAIARFRFPGRTLLTALIDLPFSVSPVVAGLIFVLIFGLQGYLGPWLRAHDWRIIFATPGLVLATTFVTFPFVARELIPVMEAIGAEEEIAAVSLGASGWQLFRRVTLPNIKWALVYGIILCNARAMGEFGAVYVVSGHITGRTDTMPLRVEKLFQEYNTAGAFAVASLLASLALVTLAVKTALEWKTRRDLAEAARLRSEGEVDQ, from the coding sequence GTGTCTACGCCTGAGAAGACGAACCCGCGGTCCGACCCGCGCTGGGTGCGCGTCACGCTCGTCGCGGCGGCGCTCGGCGTGATCGGGGTCCTGATCGTGATCCCGCTCGTCGACGTCTTCGTCGAGGCGTTCGCGCGCGGCTTCGGGGCCTACTGGCACACCCTCACGGCCGACGAGGACACGCTGGCCGCGATTCGCCTGACGCTCACGGTCGCGCCGCTCGCGGTCGCCACCAACCTGATCTTCGGGATCGCCGCCGCCTGGGCGATCGCCCGCTTCCGCTTTCCGGGCCGGACGCTGCTCACGGCGCTCATCGACCTCCCGTTCTCGGTCTCGCCGGTCGTGGCCGGTCTCATCTTCGTGCTGATCTTCGGCCTGCAGGGCTACCTCGGCCCGTGGCTGCGGGCACACGACTGGCGGATCATCTTCGCCACCCCGGGCCTCGTCCTCGCGACCACCTTCGTCACCTTCCCCTTCGTCGCCCGCGAGCTGATCCCGGTCATGGAGGCGATCGGCGCCGAGGAGGAGATCGCAGCCGTGAGCCTCGGCGCGTCGGGCTGGCAGCTCTTCCGGCGCGTGACCCTGCCCAACATCAAGTGGGCCCTCGTCTACGGCATCATTCTCTGCAACGCGCGCGCCATGGGCGAGTTCGGCGCCGTCTACGTCGTCTCCGGCCACATCACCGGCCGCACCGACACCATGCCGCTGCGCGTGGAGAAGCTCTTCCAGGAGTACAACACGGCGGGCGCCTTCGCGGTGGCCTCGCTGCTCGCGTCGCTCGCGCTCGTGACCCTTGCCGTCAAGACCGCGCTCGAATGGAAGACCCGCCGCGACCTCGCCGAGGCCGCGCGGCTGCGCAGTGAAGGAGAGGTGGACCAATGA
- a CDS encoding alpha/beta hydrolase codes for MPLDPQARAIIDQFAAMGGAELHEMSVPQARELILGMAGLAGEPESIARVENSMVPGPAGDIPIRIYTPVGTAPFPVLVYFHGGGWVIGNLDTHDGVCRSLANRVGCIVVSVDYRLAPEHPFPAAPEDCYAATRWVAEHAATLGADRGRIAVGGDSAGGNLAAVVALMARDRGGPKLVHQLLIYPATDADFETRSCRENAEGYFLTRADMVWFWNHYAPRDADRRNPYAAPLRAASLGGLPPALVITAEFDPLRDEGEAYGARLRDAGVPVRLSRYDGMIHGFFQMGAVVDRGRAAVEEAARALGQAFATR; via the coding sequence ATGCCGCTCGATCCGCAGGCCAGAGCCATCATCGATCAGTTCGCAGCCATGGGAGGGGCGGAGCTCCACGAGATGTCGGTGCCGCAGGCCCGCGAGCTGATCCTCGGCATGGCGGGTCTCGCCGGCGAGCCCGAGTCCATCGCGCGGGTCGAGAACAGCATGGTCCCCGGGCCCGCGGGCGACATCCCCATCCGCATCTACACGCCGGTGGGGACGGCACCCTTCCCCGTGCTCGTCTACTTCCACGGCGGCGGCTGGGTGATCGGTAACCTCGACACGCACGACGGCGTCTGCCGGAGCCTCGCGAACCGCGTCGGGTGCATCGTCGTCTCCGTCGATTATCGGCTCGCCCCCGAGCATCCCTTTCCCGCCGCGCCCGAGGATTGCTACGCGGCGACGCGATGGGTCGCCGAGCACGCGGCCACGCTCGGTGCGGATCGCGGGCGCATCGCCGTCGGCGGGGACAGCGCGGGTGGCAATCTCGCGGCCGTCGTCGCGCTCATGGCCCGCGACCGCGGCGGCCCGAAGCTCGTCCATCAGCTCCTGATCTACCCGGCCACCGACGCCGACTTCGAGACGCGCTCGTGCCGGGAGAACGCCGAGGGATATTTCCTCACCCGTGCGGACATGGTCTGGTTCTGGAACCACTACGCGCCGCGCGACGCGGACCGCCGGAATCCGTACGCGGCCCCGCTGCGCGCCGCGAGCCTCGGCGGGCTGCCGCCGGCGCTGGTGATCACCGCGGAGTTCGACCCCCTACGCGACGAGGGCGAAGCCTACGGCGCGCGGCTACGCGACGCGGGCGTCCCCGTGCGGCTCAGCCGCTACGACGGGATGATCCACGGCTTCTTCCAGATGGGCGCCGTCGTCGACCGCGGGCGTGCCGCCGTCGAGGAGGCTGCACGGGCGCTCGGGCAGGCTTTCGCGACCCGCTGA
- the cysT gene encoding sulfate ABC transporter permease subunit CysT, with amino-acid sequence MNDVNRRVLPGFRLSLGYTLAYLGLLVMVPLAACFLKAATLPFDRFWAAVSTERAVAAYELTVGASLVSAAINVVLGLLVAWVLVRYEFPLKRVVDSLVDLPFALPTAVAGLVYSSLYVQSGWLGRFLVPLGIQAAYSRLAIVLVLVFVGFPFVVRTLEPVLERIDADVEEAAACLGATRLQTVTRVIFPSLYPALVTGFALSFARALGEYGSVVFVSGNMPFKTEIAPVLIVARLEEFAYAEATAIAVVLLLISFAVLVAVNLLERWSKRVYA; translated from the coding sequence GTGAACGACGTCAACCGCCGCGTGCTGCCCGGCTTCCGCCTGAGCCTCGGCTACACGCTCGCCTATCTCGGCCTGCTGGTCATGGTGCCGCTCGCCGCCTGCTTCCTGAAGGCGGCGACGCTGCCGTTCGACCGTTTCTGGGCCGCGGTCTCGACCGAGCGTGCCGTCGCGGCCTACGAGCTGACCGTCGGCGCCTCGCTCGTCTCGGCGGCGATCAACGTCGTGCTCGGCCTCCTCGTCGCCTGGGTGCTGGTGCGCTACGAGTTTCCCTTGAAGCGCGTGGTCGACTCGCTCGTCGACCTGCCGTTCGCGCTGCCGACGGCGGTCGCCGGGCTCGTCTATTCGAGCCTCTACGTCCAGTCGGGATGGCTCGGGCGCTTCCTCGTCCCGCTCGGCATCCAGGCCGCCTACTCGCGCCTCGCCATCGTCCTGGTGCTCGTCTTCGTCGGCTTCCCCTTCGTGGTGCGCACGCTCGAGCCCGTGCTCGAGCGGATCGACGCCGACGTCGAGGAGGCGGCCGCCTGCCTCGGCGCGACGCGTCTCCAGACCGTCACCCGGGTGATCTTCCCCTCGCTCTACCCGGCGCTCGTGACCGGCTTCGCCCTCTCCTTCGCGCGTGCGCTCGGGGAGTACGGCTCGGTCGTCTTCGTGTCGGGCAACATGCCCTTCAAGACCGAGATCGCGCCGGTGCTGATCGTCGCGCGGCTCGAGGAGTTCGCCTACGCCGAGGCGACCGCGATCGCGGTCGTCCTCCTGCTCATCTCGTTCGCGGTCCTGGTGGCCGTCAACCTGCTCGAGAGGTGGAGCAAACGTGTCTACGCCTGA
- a CDS encoding sulfate/molybdate ABC transporter ATP-binding protein: MSISVKQVSKSFGSFRALEHVSLEVAGGSLVALLGPSGSGKTTLLRIIAGLEVPDAGTVLYQDEDVTEAAVKDRNVGFVFQHYALFRHMTVFENVAFGLRVRRWPRKRVKERVGELLRLIQLDGLAGSYPSQLSGGQRQRVALARALAPEPKVLLLDEPFGALDAKVRQDLRQWLRRLHDEIHVTSVFVTHDQEEAFEVADRVVIMNHGHVEQTGTPREIFERPANPFVMDFLGNVNVFHGHVVRGRMKAGSLEVDYPAHPHDEPRPATAFVRSHELEILAKRNGRPSLEGKIVHLSPAGPVVKARVFAADFGVVLNVDVARDRYAELGLEVGDTVYVAPRDVRVYLQDYVI; this comes from the coding sequence ATGAGCATCTCCGTGAAGCAGGTGAGCAAGAGCTTCGGGAGCTTTCGCGCCCTCGAGCACGTGAGCCTCGAGGTCGCGGGCGGGTCGCTCGTCGCCCTGCTCGGCCCGTCCGGGTCCGGGAAGACGACGCTGCTGCGCATCATCGCCGGCCTCGAGGTCCCCGACGCGGGCACGGTCCTCTACCAGGACGAGGACGTGACCGAGGCCGCCGTGAAGGACCGGAACGTCGGCTTCGTCTTCCAGCACTACGCGCTCTTCCGTCACATGACGGTGTTCGAGAACGTGGCCTTCGGGCTCCGCGTGCGGCGCTGGCCGCGAAAGCGCGTGAAGGAGCGCGTCGGCGAGCTGCTCCGCCTGATCCAGCTCGACGGGCTCGCCGGCTCCTACCCCTCCCAGCTCTCCGGCGGCCAGCGCCAGCGCGTGGCCCTCGCGCGCGCGCTGGCACCGGAGCCCAAGGTGCTCCTCCTCGACGAGCCGTTCGGCGCGCTCGACGCCAAGGTCCGGCAGGACCTCCGGCAATGGCTGCGCCGGCTGCACGACGAGATCCACGTGACCAGCGTCTTCGTGACGCACGACCAGGAGGAGGCGTTCGAGGTGGCCGACCGCGTGGTCATCATGAACCACGGCCACGTCGAGCAGACGGGCACGCCGCGGGAGATCTTCGAGCGCCCCGCCAATCCCTTCGTGATGGACTTCCTCGGCAACGTGAACGTCTTCCACGGCCACGTCGTGCGCGGCCGCATGAAGGCCGGGAGCCTCGAGGTCGACTACCCGGCGCACCCGCACGACGAGCCGCGGCCGGCGACGGCCTTCGTCCGCTCCCACGAGCTCGAGATCCTCGCCAAGCGGAACGGCCGCCCGAGCCTCGAGGGGAAGATCGTGCACCTGAGCCCGGCGGGGCCGGTGGTGAAGGCGCGCGTGTTCGCCGCCGACTTCGGCGTCGTGCTGAACGTCGACGTCGCGCGGGACCGCTACGCGGAGCTCGGGCTCGAGGTGGGCGACACGGTGTACGTCGCGCCGCGCGACGTGCGCGTCTACTTGCAGGACTACGTCATCTGA
- a CDS encoding adenylate/guanylate cyclase domain-containing protein — translation MAARGAVDAVRYRPRHLDLVVVACGASQPEVSPSVARWLVETRAQPAVVRASRLPHAAVRAIARQAARWFGPTGSALVRFFSGAIAAAADHAGSLAIETRLRARVHPGLLVPHPHAVAVLALDMRGFSKLTGALEDTQYLAQLIEVYLTELTEVVEHHRGVVFQYTGDGLLALFLPELAGVDGPALLDRLVNETSPALHAVFDVLYAGWRSEWRESGRQIVDIGLGAGLSFGRATIGFIGPSGKKQFGAIGEPVNLAAFLGSEAGAGTSLVDCASFRRAGGLPPPGKVVRLRSRKRYQRVETLRLYHGGAGLRSA, via the coding sequence GTGGCTGCGCGCGGCGCTGTGGATGCCGTTCGCTACCGACCCCGTCATCTCGATCTCGTGGTCGTCGCCTGCGGCGCGAGCCAGCCCGAGGTGTCGCCGTCGGTCGCCCGCTGGCTGGTCGAGACGCGAGCGCAGCCCGCCGTCGTGCGTGCGTCCCGGCTGCCGCACGCGGCGGTCCGTGCGATTGCGCGCCAGGCCGCGCGCTGGTTCGGTCCGACGGGTTCCGCGCTCGTCCGTTTCTTCTCCGGCGCGATCGCCGCGGCGGCGGACCATGCGGGAAGCCTCGCCATTGAGACGCGGCTGCGCGCCCGGGTCCACCCGGGGCTCCTCGTGCCGCATCCGCACGCCGTCGCCGTCCTGGCCCTCGACATGCGCGGCTTCTCCAAGCTGACCGGCGCGCTCGAGGACACGCAGTACCTCGCCCAGCTGATCGAGGTGTACCTGACCGAGCTGACCGAGGTCGTGGAGCACCATCGAGGCGTCGTCTTCCAGTACACCGGGGACGGTCTCCTGGCGCTGTTCCTCCCCGAGCTCGCCGGCGTCGATGGCCCCGCCCTGCTCGACCGCCTCGTGAACGAGACCAGCCCCGCCCTGCACGCTGTGTTCGACGTCCTCTACGCGGGGTGGCGGTCGGAGTGGAGGGAAAGCGGCCGCCAGATCGTCGACATCGGCCTCGGCGCGGGCCTGAGCTTCGGGCGGGCGACGATCGGCTTCATCGGTCCGTCCGGCAAGAAGCAGTTCGGTGCGATCGGCGAGCCCGTGAACCTCGCGGCCTTCCTCGGCTCGGAGGCGGGCGCGGGCACGTCGCTCGTCGACTGCGCGTCCTTCCGCCGCGCCGGCGGCCTCCCGCCCCCGGGCAAGGTGGTCCGGCTACGCTCGCGGAAGCGGTACCAGCGAGTGGAGACCCTGAGGCTGTATCACGGCGGCGCGGGCCTGCGCAGCGCCTGA
- a CDS encoding sulfate ABC transporter substrate-binding protein, producing MKRTLTALVMITWLGTAHAVELLNVSYDPTRELWRQLNERFIAASAKSPGGQLSIKQSHGGSSAQARAVIDGLEADVVTLALEPDTDAIRKAGLIGDGWQSRLPNGSVPYTSTIVFVVRKGNPKGIKDWPDLVKPGIQIITPSPKTSGNGKLSFLAAWGSVISRGGSEAAALDYVTRLYKQVPVLDSGARGSTTTFAQKKLGDVHLTWENEAHLEVEEAGGELEVVNPPVSILATPPVAVVDANVKRHGTEAAARAYLEYLYTDEAQEIIAKNFYRPVKAEVLARHKSDLPELKLFQVTAIAKDWDDAFAKFFGEGKVFDSIFKP from the coding sequence ATGAAGCGGACACTGACGGCACTCGTGATGATCACCTGGCTCGGCACGGCGCACGCCGTCGAGCTGCTGAACGTCTCTTACGACCCGACGCGCGAGCTGTGGCGTCAGCTGAACGAGCGCTTCATCGCGGCCTCTGCGAAGAGTCCGGGGGGTCAGCTGAGCATCAAGCAGTCGCACGGCGGGTCGAGCGCCCAGGCTCGCGCCGTGATCGACGGCCTCGAGGCCGACGTCGTGACGCTGGCGCTCGAGCCGGACACCGACGCCATCCGCAAGGCCGGCCTCATCGGCGACGGCTGGCAGAGCCGGCTGCCCAACGGCTCGGTCCCGTATACCTCGACGATCGTCTTCGTCGTCCGCAAGGGGAACCCCAAGGGCATCAAGGACTGGCCCGACCTCGTGAAGCCGGGCATCCAGATCATCACGCCGAGCCCGAAGACCTCGGGCAACGGGAAGCTGTCGTTTCTCGCGGCCTGGGGTTCGGTGATCTCCCGTGGAGGCTCCGAGGCCGCCGCGCTCGACTACGTGACCCGGCTCTACAAGCAGGTGCCGGTGCTCGATTCCGGGGCGCGCGGCTCCACCACCACCTTCGCCCAGAAGAAGCTCGGCGACGTCCACCTCACCTGGGAGAACGAGGCGCATCTGGAGGTCGAGGAGGCAGGCGGCGAGCTCGAGGTCGTGAACCCGCCGGTGAGCATCCTGGCAACTCCGCCGGTCGCGGTGGTGGACGCCAACGTCAAGCGCCATGGCACCGAGGCGGCCGCGCGGGCCTACCTCGAGTACCTCTACACGGACGAGGCCCAGGAGATCATCGCCAAGAACTTCTACCGCCCCGTGAAGGCCGAGGTCCTGGCGCGGCACAAGTCGGACCTCCCGGAGCTCAAGCTCTTCCAGGTCACCGCGATCGCCAAGGACTGGGACGACGCCTTCGCCAAGTTCTTCGGCGAGGGCAAGGTCTTCGACAGCATCTTCAAGCCGTAA
- a CDS encoding FdhF/YdeP family oxidoreductase gives MARPRVGSGGGLAALTYVLRKGREAGGLLRLYRRLRSRNACKTCGLGMGGQLGGMRNEVGHFPEVCKKSVQAQAGDMAGAIAEDFFRTTPLARLERLGSRELERLGRLVFPVVAGPGDTHLRRVSWSEALDRAAAGLRQTRPEEAFFYSSGRSSNEAAFLMQVVARAWGTPNVHNCSFYCHNASSVALGQVYGSGTASVGLDDVAAADLALVAGANPGSNHPRLVTQLVALRRRRGRVIVVNPLRELGLVRFRVPSDWRSMLIGSTVSDLYLQPHVGADVALFKALLKGVVEAGGVDGDFVAAHTSGWEAVEADLAATPWDALLDASGVARSEIARAVAMLVRARRGVLLWAMGLTHHVHGVDNVLALANLALARGWLGRPGSGLLPIRGHSNVQGVGSVGVTPQLKAAFAARMEELYGIPTARTAGLDTYASMAAAAEGRMRAAVLLGGNLFASNPDRAWAGAALRRLALTVSLTTKLNEGHVHGRGQTAIILPVLARDEESQCTTQESMFNFVRLSEGGEPAVDGDLRSEVEVIAALAELLLPPGRFDWSAFRSHQRLRQEMAKMVPGYAAIGEIDQTRREFHVAGRVLHAPPFPTGDGKAHFQVTPLPAFAPPPGEFRLMTVRSEGQFNTVVYEEEDLYRGNRHRDVVMMAAEDAARLGLGEGDPVVVETETGRLRVTAAIAELRPGNLAMYYPEANALVPRRLDARSKTPAFKSVAARLRPANGAEAGRHA, from the coding sequence GTGGCTCGCCCTCGTGTCGGCTCGGGCGGCGGCCTGGCCGCGCTGACCTACGTCCTCCGCAAGGGGCGCGAGGCGGGCGGCCTCCTCCGCCTCTACCGCAGGCTGCGTTCGCGCAACGCGTGCAAGACGTGCGGGCTCGGGATGGGCGGGCAGCTCGGCGGCATGAGGAACGAGGTCGGCCACTTCCCCGAGGTCTGCAAGAAGTCCGTGCAGGCGCAGGCCGGCGATATGGCCGGCGCGATCGCGGAGGACTTCTTCCGGACGACACCGCTCGCGCGCCTCGAGCGGCTCGGCTCGCGCGAGCTCGAACGCCTCGGCCGTCTCGTCTTTCCGGTCGTCGCCGGCCCGGGTGACACGCACCTCCGGCGGGTGTCGTGGAGCGAGGCGCTCGACCGGGCGGCGGCCGGGCTCCGCCAGACGCGGCCGGAGGAGGCGTTCTTCTACTCGTCGGGACGGTCGAGCAACGAGGCGGCGTTCCTGATGCAGGTGGTGGCGCGTGCCTGGGGCACGCCGAACGTCCACAACTGCTCCTTCTACTGCCACAACGCCTCGAGCGTGGCGCTCGGCCAGGTCTACGGCTCGGGGACGGCGTCCGTCGGGCTCGACGACGTGGCCGCGGCGGACCTCGCCCTCGTCGCCGGCGCGAACCCCGGGAGCAACCATCCGCGGCTCGTGACGCAGCTCGTGGCGCTCCGGCGCCGCCGCGGCCGCGTGATCGTCGTCAACCCGCTGCGCGAGCTGGGTCTCGTCCGCTTCCGGGTGCCGTCGGACTGGCGGAGCATGCTCATCGGCTCGACCGTCTCCGACCTCTACCTCCAGCCGCACGTCGGCGCCGACGTGGCGCTCTTCAAGGCCCTGCTGAAGGGCGTCGTCGAGGCCGGCGGCGTCGACGGGGACTTCGTCGCCGCGCACACCAGCGGCTGGGAGGCGGTGGAGGCCGACCTCGCCGCGACGCCGTGGGATGCACTGCTCGACGCGTCGGGCGTGGCGCGCTCGGAGATCGCGCGCGCGGTGGCCATGCTGGTTCGCGCGCGGCGCGGCGTCCTGCTCTGGGCGATGGGGCTCACCCACCACGTGCATGGCGTCGACAACGTGCTGGCGCTCGCGAACCTCGCGCTGGCGCGCGGCTGGCTCGGGCGGCCGGGCTCGGGGCTCCTCCCGATCCGCGGCCACTCGAACGTGCAAGGCGTCGGCTCGGTCGGCGTCACGCCCCAGCTGAAGGCTGCGTTCGCCGCCCGGATGGAGGAGCTCTACGGGATCCCGACGGCGCGCACCGCCGGCCTCGACACCTACGCATCCATGGCCGCCGCCGCCGAGGGCCGCATGCGGGCGGCCGTGCTGCTCGGCGGCAATCTCTTCGCCAGCAACCCCGATCGCGCGTGGGCCGGCGCCGCGCTGCGCCGCCTGGCGCTCACCGTCTCCCTCACCACCAAGCTGAACGAGGGCCACGTCCACGGCCGCGGCCAGACGGCGATCATCCTGCCCGTGCTCGCCCGCGACGAGGAGTCGCAGTGCACGACGCAGGAGTCGATGTTCAACTTCGTGCGGCTCTCCGAAGGCGGTGAGCCGGCGGTGGACGGCGACCTCCGCTCCGAGGTCGAGGTCATCGCCGCGCTCGCCGAGCTCCTCCTGCCGCCCGGACGGTTCGACTGGTCCGCCTTCCGCTCGCACCAGCGCCTGCGGCAGGAGATGGCCAAGATGGTCCCCGGCTATGCGGCCATCGGCGAGATCGACCAGACCCGGCGCGAGTTCCACGTCGCCGGCCGCGTCCTGCACGCGCCGCCCTTCCCGACCGGCGATGGGAAGGCCCACTTCCAGGTGACGCCGCTCCCCGCCTTCGCGCCGCCCCCGGGCGAGTTCCGCCTGATGACGGTGCGCTCCGAGGGCCAGTTCAACACCGTCGTCTACGAGGAGGAGGACCTCTACCGCGGGAACCGCCATCGCGACGTCGTCATGATGGCGGCCGAGGACGCGGCGCGCCTGGGGCTGGGCGAGGGGGATCCCGTCGTCGTCGAGACCGAGACCGGCCGGCTCCGGGTGACGGCGGCGATCGCCGAGCTGAGGCCCGGGAACCTCGCCATGTATTACCCGGAGGCGAACGCGCTCGTGCCGCGGCGGCTCGACGCCCGCTCGAAGACGCCGGCCTTCAAATCGGTGGCGGCACGCCTCAGGCCGGCAAACGGGGCCGAGGCCGGCAGACATGCCTGA
- a CDS encoding ATP-binding protein, which produces MTVARRPPSPPVVERLPDLKEWLAKKSHFLFGPRQTGKTFWIRRTLPDARIYDLLDSSVYLALCQRPGRLAEELSPRDKLVVVDEVQRLPELLNEVHRLIEERGVRFLLTGSSARKLRRGGINLLGGRARTRYLHPLTCRELGAHFELARAIERGLLPSIYFSDDPRADLEAYTGTYLQQEIVAEGATRNVPAFSRFLRVAALCNATLVNFTNVASDAQVPRTTVYEYFEILTDTLLLYEVPAWQLSRKRKPIVASKYYFFDVGVVSALQGRLVKSGTPEFGPAFETWLLHELVAYRDYASGEPVRYWRSTSGFEVDFVLGDHTAIEVKAKDSVSPQDLRSLRALAEERKLARYLCVCLEPRRRRVDAISIVPFRQFLDALWAGEFVA; this is translated from the coding sequence ATGACGGTTGCCCGTAGGCCACCGAGCCCACCGGTCGTCGAGCGCCTGCCGGATCTGAAGGAGTGGCTCGCCAAGAAGTCCCACTTCCTCTTCGGCCCACGCCAGACGGGAAAGACGTTCTGGATTCGTCGGACGCTCCCCGACGCGCGCATCTATGACCTCCTCGACAGCTCCGTCTACCTCGCCTTGTGCCAGCGACCCGGCCGGCTCGCCGAGGAGCTGTCGCCGCGAGACAAGCTCGTCGTCGTCGACGAGGTGCAGCGCCTGCCCGAGTTGCTGAACGAGGTGCACCGCCTGATCGAGGAGCGGGGCGTGCGATTTCTCCTCACCGGCTCGAGCGCCCGCAAGCTTCGTCGCGGCGGGATCAATCTCCTCGGCGGGCGCGCCCGAACGCGGTACTTGCACCCGCTCACCTGTCGTGAGCTGGGCGCGCACTTCGAGCTCGCCCGCGCCATCGAGCGCGGGCTGCTGCCGTCGATCTATTTCTCGGACGACCCGCGGGCAGACCTCGAGGCGTATACCGGGACCTACCTCCAGCAGGAGATCGTCGCGGAAGGAGCGACCCGCAACGTGCCGGCCTTCAGCCGCTTCCTGCGCGTTGCGGCGCTCTGCAACGCGACGCTCGTGAACTTCACGAACGTGGCGAGTGACGCGCAGGTGCCACGTACGACCGTCTACGAGTACTTCGAGATTCTCACGGACACGCTCCTCCTGTACGAGGTTCCCGCGTGGCAGCTCTCGAGAAAGCGCAAGCCGATCGTCGCGTCGAAGTACTACTTCTTCGACGTGGGCGTCGTCTCGGCGTTGCAGGGCCGGCTGGTCAAGTCGGGCACGCCGGAGTTCGGGCCCGCGTTCGAGACCTGGCTCTTGCACGAGCTCGTGGCCTACCGCGACTATGCATCGGGCGAGCCGGTACGCTACTGGCGCTCGACCTCGGGCTTCGAGGTGGACTTCGTTCTGGGCGACCACACGGCGATCGAGGTGAAGGCCAAGGACAGCGTGTCACCGCAGGACCTGCGTTCGCTGCGTGCGCTGGCCGAGGAGCGGAAGCTCGCCCGCTATCTCTGCGTCTGCCTCGAGCCGCGGCGACGTCGGGTCGACGCGATATCGATCGTCCCCTTCCGACAGTTCCTCGACGCGCTCTGGGCGGGCGAGTTCGTGGCCTGA
- a CDS encoding TolC family protein: MDRKRSAWMAAVLGTAHMAAAPPATGLRLADALVRAQAASPVVQAAAADLDAARGRLRQARLIPANPVLSADLARHSAPGEDTKDRGVQLEQEIEVGGQRGLRIAAADHDVAHAGYLLADRRRTVDGEVRRAFFGLAAADRRQQLAAERLALAARLAEAARRRARAGEVGALDVRLAELETARAEQERTAAETERSRAAARLAVAIGAPPDEPLGVETDEQTGLPEGTEQSLVARALAARPDLAAAREERARLETEAALARRRGLVPNPVLRGFYREEQLEEHIVGGGVSVPLPIWNREQGTQAALLGGARGAAVETARLEAAIPREVHLALVHRTAAEEAWRRYEDVALPAARSARELLERGYDAGYLSLPDLLLQQDRLLQTRAAAIDAWRDLREAEADVIEAAAEPGP, translated from the coding sequence GTGGACCGCAAGCGGAGCGCCTGGATGGCGGCCGTGCTGGGGACGGCTCACATGGCGGCGGCGCCGCCCGCGACGGGGCTGCGGCTTGCTGATGCCCTCGTGCGTGCGCAGGCGGCGAGCCCGGTCGTGCAGGCGGCCGCCGCCGACCTGGACGCGGCGCGCGGCCGGCTCCGCCAGGCACGCTTGATCCCCGCCAACCCGGTGCTCAGCGCCGACCTCGCGCGGCACAGCGCTCCCGGCGAGGACACCAAGGACCGGGGCGTCCAGCTCGAGCAGGAGATCGAGGTGGGCGGCCAGCGCGGGCTCCGCATCGCGGCGGCCGACCACGACGTCGCGCATGCCGGCTACCTGCTGGCCGACCGGCGCCGCACGGTGGACGGCGAGGTGCGCCGCGCGTTCTTCGGGCTCGCGGCGGCCGACCGCCGCCAGCAGCTCGCGGCGGAGCGGCTCGCGCTCGCCGCCCGGCTGGCCGAGGCCGCGCGCCGCCGCGCGCGGGCCGGCGAGGTCGGCGCGCTCGACGTGCGCCTGGCCGAGCTCGAGACGGCGCGCGCCGAGCAGGAGCGGACCGCGGCAGAGACCGAGCGCTCACGGGCGGCGGCCCGCCTGGCCGTCGCCATCGGCGCGCCGCCGGACGAGCCGCTCGGCGTCGAGACCGACGAGCAGACGGGGCTGCCCGAGGGCACGGAGCAGTCGCTCGTCGCGCGAGCGCTGGCGGCGCGTCCCGATCTGGCCGCGGCCCGCGAGGAGCGCGCGCGGCTCGAGACCGAGGCCGCGCTGGCCCGCCGCCGCGGCCTGGTGCCGAACCCGGTGCTCAGGGGCTTCTACCGCGAGGAGCAGCTCGAGGAGCACATCGTCGGCGGCGGCGTGTCGGTGCCCCTCCCGATCTGGAATCGGGAACAGGGCACCCAGGCCGCGCTGCTCGGCGGGGCCCGCGGTGCCGCCGTCGAGACGGCGCGGCTCGAGGCGGCGATCCCACGGGAAGTCCACCTCGCGCTCGTCCACCGGACGGCGGCCGAGGAGGCCTGGCGCCGCTACGAGGACGTGGCGCTGCCCGCTGCTCGCTCGGCGCGCGAGCTCCTCGAGCGCGGCTACGACGCGGGCTATCTCTCCCTGCCGGACCTCCTCCTGCAGCAGGACCGCTTGCTGCAGACGCGCGCCGCGGCCATCGACGCCTGGCGCGATCTGCGAGAGGCCGAGGCCGACGTGATCGAGGCCGCGGCGGAGCCGGGCCCGTGA